GGCTGGTCCTGTTCGCCATTCTGGTGTTCCTGACCATGTGGCGCGTCTGGTTCCGCGCCATCGACCAGCCGCGGCGTGGCCACGGCGCCCCGCTGCCCTACGCCACGTCGGCGCTGTTCCCGTTCCTCATCGTGATCGCCTTGCTGGTGCAGTCGCTCACCGAGAGCAGGATCCTGGTGGAGGGCGGTTGGCTGTTGCTCGTCCTCTTCGCGGTGAAGTCAAAGACCGACTACGAGGTGCCCTCACAGCTCGGCGAACCGCAGGCATTGCCGTGGCGGCGCGTGCCCCTCAGTCGCGACAGTCGCCCCACTGCTGGCAACCACTCCGTCAGATAATTGCCCGCGGCCGCTCAGCAGAGGCGTGACAAGATAGAGCCCACTGCCACCGCGCGATCGAACGGCCACGGAATCCATGCACCTCACCACCCAGCGTCTCCTCGAGCTTCGCGCTGATGCGCGCCTCGAGCGAACCACGATGATGGAAACCCGGGGACGCCACGGAGAAGACCCGGCGGTCTCGATGGAGCAGATGTCGAGCATCGACGGGATTGTGGTGCTCAATTTGCGCGACGAGCTGCTCGAGCAGGACGGGAAGCTCGCCGAGTTCAACATCACACGGCTCATGGGCCGCGTCCCGGGGCCCGACGGCGAGAAGTATGCGCACATGGCCGATCAGGTCGAGTTCGAGATCCTGCGCGAGATCGCGCTGGACTGCCCGCCGCTGACGCAGGCCGTGTGGGAGCTCGCGGGCAGGTTGCGTGTGGTCGGCGCCCAGACGGAGCCCGAGGCAGGGGCCGAGGCACAGCGCTAGCGCCCCGGCCCTCCCGCTATGCGGCGGGGACCGGATCCGGTTCCGTCACCGCTTTCTTGCCGAGCCTCGCCCACGACTTTCGAATCATCTTCTGAATCGAGCTGTCGAGCGCAACCGCGACGATGAGGGTCGCACCGACCAGGATGGTCTGCAGGAATGGCGACGCCTGCATGAAGACGAGGCCAGCGCGCAGCACGCGGAAGAAGAGCAGGCCCGCGACGACACCGCTGATGCGCCCGACGCCACCCTCGAACGCGACGCCGCCGAGCAGCACCACGGTCAGCGCCTCGAGCTCGAGGCCGCTGCCAATGTTCGGGTTTGCCGACTGCACCTTCGCCGAGAGCATCATGCCGGCCAGCGCCGCGAACGCGCCGCTCGCGACGAAGAGCAGAAAGCGCGAGCGCTCGACGCGCACGCCCATCAGGCGCGCGGCACGCTGGTTGCCGCCGATGGCCTTGATCTCTTTGCCGAACTTCGTGTGGTTCAAGACGTACCAGCCAAGTGCGACGACAATCACGAGCAGGACAATCTGAATTGGCACGGGGCCGACCTTCATGGTGCCGATCGCGCGGAAGCTCTCGGGGAGGTCCGAGCGGGGAATCGTGCGCCCGCCCGACATCATGAGGGCGAAGCCTCCCCAGACGCTCAGGGCTCCCAGGGTGACCACAAACGAGTTCAGCCCGAGGTACGAGATGAGGAAGCCATTGAGCGCGCCGGCGACGATGCCGGTGGCGATCGCCGCGGCGAAGCCGAGCAGGGCCGATCCGGTGCTCGCCATCGTCAGGCCACCCATGACCCCCGCTGCGGAGGCAATCGAGCCGACGGACAGATCGATCGTGCCGGACATGATGAGGAAGGCCGCGGGGATCGCGATGAGCCCGAGCTCCGCGGCCTGCATCAGGATGCTCTGGCCGTTCGCGAAGGTGAAGAAGTTGGGGCGCAGGATGGAAAAGACCGCGATCAGCACGACCAGCGCGAGGAAGATGCCGTTCTTGGCGGCGAAGATCTTGAGGCGTTCGGTGTTCATCAGGGTGTGTCTTTCTGTCAAGAGCGGGCGGTGACGCCGAGCGAAAGGAGTGAGGCGAGCAGTTCCTCGTTGAAGGCGGCCGAGCGGGGGAGCTCGCTGAGGCTGTCGCCGAGCAGCGTGTAGGCGCGATCGCACATCGAGGCGATTTCGTCAGACTCGCTCGAGGCGACGATGACCGCGGCGCCCCGGCTGGCCGCCGCTCTCGCGGCCTCGACGATGTCGAGTTTGGCGCCGACGTCGACGCCCTGCGTCGGCTGGGCAAGGATCAGGAGGGTGGGTTCGGAGGGGTAGAGCCAGCGAGCGAGCAGGTGCTTTTGCCGGTTGCCGCCCGAGAACTGCGAGACCTCGGCCTCGCCGAGCGGGCCGCGAATGTCGAGCGCCTCGCGGGCCTTCGCGTAGACCTCGGCGCCGGACTTCGCCGACACCCACCAGCCGCGGGCGCGAGTGGCGCCGTACCAGGGCAGCATCACGTTGTCGATGGCGGTCTCCGAGCCGATCAACCCCTCGGTGTCGCGGTCCGGCGGCACATAGAACACGTGCTGGGCGATGGCATCCGCCGGGCTCGAGAACCGTGCGGGCGTGCCGCACAGCTCGTACTCCAGCGCATCCTTGGCCGCGGCGCCCGCGAGTTGCGCGGCGAGGTGGAACTGCTCGCCGCCGGCCATGCCGAAGAGCCCGACGACCTCGCCCGAGCGGGCCGTGATCGGGCCGCCCGGCGTATCGACGCGCAGGATCTCGGCCCCGGGGGCCACGTGCTCGAAGTCGAGCGAGCGCAGGTCGGGGACGAGCGCCTCGGCGAGTTTCGCCGGAGTGAAGTCGGTCGATGGCGCGTCCACGACGAGCCTGCCGCCGCGCAGCACCACGACGCGCGTGCAGACCTCCATGATGTCGGGCAGGCGGTGTGACACGTACAGCACGGCGACCCCCTCTGCCGCGAAGCGCTGGATGAGCGCGTGCAGCGCGTCCGTCTCGGCCTTGCCCAGCGCTGCGGTGGGTTCGTCGAGCAGCAACACCTTCATCTCGCCCGCAAGCATGCCGCGCGCGAGGTCGACGAGCTGGCGCTCGCCCAGGCTCAGCGCCTCGACCGGCATGTCCAAGGGCAGGTCGGCCCCCACTGCGCGAAGCGCCTCCCCCGCCCGCTCCCGACGCTCCGCGGAACGCAGCGTGGGGCGGGCGAGGAAGAGGTTCTCCAACACGGACATGTTCGGAGCCAGCGCGGGTTCCTGGTAGATCACGGTGATGCCGTGCTGCGCGGCGACCCGCGGGCTCAGCTTGCCCGACACCGGCACCCCATCGATCGAATAGCCACCGCTCGTTGCCTCGATCACCCCGGTGGTGACGTTGAAGAGCGTGCTCTTCCCGGCACCGTTGTGGCCGAGCAGGCCGACGATCTCGCCGGGCTTCACTGCGAAGGAGACATCTTCCAACGCGCGCGTCGCCCCAAAGTCGACCGTGATGCCATCAAACGCGATTCGCTCTGCTGCGTGCACCATCGTGATCCCTTCGATACTTCCCGATACTCCCGCTACTACTGGTTCGCCAGCAAGAACTTATCGGCGTTCTCGCTGGTCACGAGGGTCACGTCGACGATCTTGTTCTCAAGGGGCTTGCCCTCAGCCGCGTCAATGAGCATCTGCGCGTTCGCCTCGGCGATGCCGCGTGCGGGCGCGAGGTAGATGAAGCGCCAGAAGGAGTTCTTTTCCTTGACGATCTCGAGCTCGGCATCGGTCCCGTCAAGGTTGGCCAGCAGAATCCCGTCGTCGGTCGGCGAGACGCCTGAGTCGATGAGCGCCTGGTAGGCACCGAGCGCCGGGTCGTTCGCGATTGCGAGCCAGACCTTGGTGTTCGGGAAGGCGTTCAGCTGGTTCTGAGCCGCGGCGTAGCCGTCATCGAGATTCAGCACCGACTGCTCGTTGATGTTCAGGTTGAGACCTGCAGCGTCGAGGGCTTCCATCATGCCCTCGCCGCGCAGGCGACCCAGGTCGGTGTCGGGGTACCCGAGGAAGGCGACGTCGACC
This genomic stretch from Leucobacter sp. CX169 harbors:
- a CDS encoding ABC transporter permease, which codes for MNTERLKIFAAKNGIFLALVVLIAVFSILRPNFFTFANGQSILMQAAELGLIAIPAAFLIMSGTIDLSVGSIASAAGVMGGLTMASTGSALLGFAAAIATGIVAGALNGFLISYLGLNSFVVTLGALSVWGGFALMMSGGRTIPRSDLPESFRAIGTMKVGPVPIQIVLLVIVVALGWYVLNHTKFGKEIKAIGGNQRAARLMGVRVERSRFLLFVASGAFAALAGMMLSAKVQSANPNIGSGLELEALTVVLLGGVAFEGGVGRISGVVAGLLFFRVLRAGLVFMQASPFLQTILVGATLIVAVALDSSIQKMIRKSWARLGKKAVTEPDPVPAA
- a CDS encoding ATP-binding cassette domain-containing protein, with the protein product MVHAAERIAFDGITVDFGATRALEDVSFAVKPGEIVGLLGHNGAGKSTLFNVTTGVIEATSGGYSIDGVPVSGKLSPRVAAQHGITVIYQEPALAPNMSVLENLFLARPTLRSAERRERAGEALRAVGADLPLDMPVEALSLGERQLVDLARGMLAGEMKVLLLDEPTAALGKAETDALHALIQRFAAEGVAVLYVSHRLPDIMEVCTRVVVLRGGRLVVDAPSTDFTPAKLAEALVPDLRSLDFEHVAPGAEILRVDTPGGPITARSGEVVGLFGMAGGEQFHLAAQLAGAAAKDALEYELCGTPARFSSPADAIAQHVFYVPPDRDTEGLIGSETAIDNVMLPWYGATRARGWWVSAKSGAEVYAKAREALDIRGPLGEAEVSQFSGGNRQKHLLARWLYPSEPTLLILAQPTQGVDVGAKLDIVEAARAAASRGAAVIVASSESDEIASMCDRAYTLLGDSLSELPRSAAFNEELLASLLSLGVTARS